In Balaenoptera acutorostrata chromosome 8, mBalAcu1.1, whole genome shotgun sequence, the genomic stretch ctttcctttttctttacagGCTTTGattctgtttggttttgttttcaaaaatagaaaatgatattTACCACCTTCCTAGTTGTTGTATGAAGAATacaagaaaaaagttatttgatTCTTAGGAAAGTCACAAACAACAATTGCCTACAGTGTGTGGCTGGAAGTGGAATCCATATGTAATGCCTCTGTCGGCAAAGACTTAGTAGAAGGGgctttataataaatattcacATCTGCTGCTTTGGACACTCTAATCCATCCTAAGGATCTTTGCTGTGTCAGGCTTTGTTCTAGATGAAGAAGCTCAGTAGATATAAAGGTTTGCAAATAGGCCATATTTATCATGATTAACTTTACTTTTATAACTTTTCTCTGTTTTAGAGACATTCATGGCAATTTGTGTTATAATTCTTGATTAAATATTTGACTGTGACTTTTATGGCAATATTattattgaaattttattatggaatggaaaaattctattttaacaatatatcaCCTACTTAACATCTGTCAAGAAGGCATCACTGATAACAATGCTATGCTGGATGTGGAAAAAATGACTAAAACCCCAGGCTCTGGATTCAAAGTGCTTGTGATTAAATACTAGCTCCCTCCGTATCTAGGGTGTcatcttaagcaagttacttagcctttcCAGGACTCTCTTTCTTCACCTATATAATGGagttaatattattttctttatcattagaTATTGTAAGGATTATATggaattatcaatatatatgttagGTACTAAATCTAGTATCTAACGTGTTGAAAGagtttaatgaattttaaatggcATTACTGGAATGATAATATTATATGCCTTCTAAGTATGATTAGATAATCCCAGGGACAGTACTAAAGTCATTTATTTAACCCACATACTTATGTAGacatattctgttgtttttacttACCTCCAAATTCCCTGATAGTTTGCTGCTGGACTTCTTTAATAAAAGTGTTAGTTAGAATGGGATTGCTGATATGTTTTTCACTTTAAGGAAATTATTAACTCACAAATATATGGTATAAATATTATGAGAATACTCTGTGCTGTACTTAGCTCTCTTATGACACAAAATTTTAGTTTaacagaattttgaattttaaattagagTAAAAAACCTAAGACATCTTTGAAATGGAGGTATTTATTTTCACTTCAACTCCAAAAAAAATTTGTTGCACTAATGagtaccacaatttttaaagtagaaatgtATATTATTAGTTCTAAGTAGTGATTTAGTACACTAAACAAAttataataaacaaatttaagttCTAAATTACCcgctgtgtgtatatatgtatatatgtgtatgtgtatatatgtatacatgtatatatgtatatgtatatatctttgcCTTAGATACATTTTGAATCctattttttaacactttttttcagaaataattcACTCGAAGAAGAAAGCTTCATTGCTTAATTGCTTTCAATCTCATCTTCTCAAAATTATCAATCCCAAATATAAGGAGACTAGCAGGGTATTTGATGACCTCTGCATGTAAAGTAGATagagcattttaaattttataatctaATCATTGGCATATCTTAATTTTAACTGGAATTATTTCCTATACAGCCAGGAGTTAGTTCATATTTAATGACTGACATCTCACGTAAAATGAATCTGAATTACAGTTGAAACAAAACTGTATATTCTGTTGCTTATAAACTGTGACTGCTTGAAATAAAACTTTGatattcattctctctccctgtttctccctctctccctccctccctctttctctctgtcagGTCAAGTTTTAGCTCAGGCAAGTGGCAATGGGGTTATCCATTTGCTGGATCTTAAATCGGGGCAGATCCACAAATTGATGGGCCACGAGAGTGAGGCTCACACGGTCGTATTTTCTCATGATGGAGAGACTCTGTTTTCTGGAGACTCTGACGGCACCATTCGAACGTGGTCTTGACAGTCAGCATATCCCACTGCGGAGGGCATTCCCTTTAAGGCTTGAAAATGCCTTGTATAGTCCCAAACCAGTAAATATCTGGTTAAATATGCCAGCAGGTAACATTTACAATTTGCTTTAAAACATGCTTTGGACATATATTTTAGTGCTCATTACTgttaccaataaaaaaaaataactttctgctcatttatttgtgtctgggtctttttctttctccttttgataAGAATTTCGAGACAGAGCATCTTTGCTAGCGGTTTGGAAGAAACAGCTTTACAATGACGCCTAATGACAGACTAAATGAATTACAGGAGATTGATTCTGAATGTTACAAAACAAACTGCAGGAGAACCaggctactttaaaaaaaaaaaaaatcaaatctaaaCTGCAGGAAGACCTGAAGTTTAATCATGTAGCACAGGGAAAGTCTTTCTGTAAGCAAAGGGTCAAGTAGAATTGGGGAGCATACATTTTCAcagattctttaaaaatgattatactTTATCTGTTAATAATAATCAGAGACTGCAGATGGCTTAAGTCTAAATGCTAGGCTGTTCCAGAACTTTCATCTCTGAAGCCCATGGGAGAATGCATTAAgtataattacaataaaaaatgaaaagaaaaaaaaaacatcgtAATCTCAATGCAAGTAAGTATCTTGCACGTAAAATGCCTTTCCCCCTTTAATGCATGCATCCACTGTATAAAGTGCGACTGCTTAGAGAACGCTCTAGCCTGGTCCAAAGGAGCAGCTCGGATTTCGACCGAGCTCGGCTCAGAAGCCAGTTGTTGGCGCTGTCCGTGGTGCTGAGGAATTCCCAGCTGCCGGCAGAATGAGCTCCAAATCAGCAGTCTGCAAACTGCGCTCAGTGATGCAGAAACCCAGCTAAAGTTGCTCCTTTCCTTCACGTCCACAGTTAGTATTTTCTGGTGTTTGTTTAAGAGGGGATTCAAGCAACATATCGTGGATGATGCTGACGGTACTGCCAGCGGAGTGGGCTTTAAGCTACAGCATGCTGTTGCTGATTTTGATCCTCAGAGCCTAGCCAAATCACCTCTACTGCCATATCAAACACTGTGTAAGTGAACTCATGTGTGGAGGAGGCGTAATCAGCCGGGAAATTTCATAGAAGGATCCGGGAAAAGGCTAAAAATAAGTTCAACATGATTCTGCTACTGGGGTCTGGATTGCTACAGGACCAGCACTGCTTCTTGCTTTGAATTCTGAACACAGATCCAAAGCATATTTCTTATGTGTGTCTGCTGTGTTTCTCTCTGGAAGGGCGGGAGACTGCTTCTTGACTGTGTTTTGAAATGGGAGGTAGAATGGATTGCCTTTAATTCAAGCCTGAAAATGTATTCTTTggataattaaaaagaaactgcTTTTCTAAAACATACCTGATCTTTTAGTTTGTATTCGTCAATGACCCCCACCACCACCGTTTAACCTCCAGAGTGATTAGGTAAGTGTATCTCATGACATGAGTTATGTTTGTTTTCTCAAAGAAATAGATGCAGTCATTTAAAATCATATGTAGCaatatggggtggggggaaagttTAGCTGGGAAGTGATCCTCAGTTTAGCAATGTTTGCTTACTTATTAAAAAATCTGCAGATAAACATTTTGATTTCTCTAATGTTTCTtctcttaaataaatattaaactgcACTAGAGTAGCTTAATTAAGAAGAATGctcttgaaaaaaataactttcttatACTGAAAAGGAGACCTTGTTTTCTCCATGCAggttgtaaaatatatttcatataataaaAGCATGCTTAATGTTTATATAAAGTAGGTATTACATCCCTATTTTTACCTTTAAGTTTACATTCACCCTAACCTGACACATTAATGCCTACCTGTAGCTTACAAAGAGATCATTTTCTATGTCCTTTTGAAACAGAatgatatgtgtattttatatgGCTTATCTTGCATGTATTGACAGATACTactagaaaactataagaaagcACAATAGCTCCTTTTTCTTCTAAGATAAACTTTCTAAATATGTGGGAAATGTATAAATGCATGCTTTAATTGGAAAATTATGCTTTTTTAGAAGCTTATATTATGTTTGTGGGCTCTGTagtaatttaagggaaaaaatgcttTGTCAAAGGGAGCTTCCACCTTCTCAAGTAGAATTataggtttgcattttttttttgttctgtcaTGACTCACtgtttttgacatattttaaaagaaatccatcTCCTTTATCATTACCTACCCAAAAGGAATTCTAATATTAGAGAGCAGTTTTCTCTTAAAGGAGGGCATGAATATACTCCCTTCCATTTTACTATTACTAGAATTTGCATATCTAACTTAAAATGCAAGTATAATAGTTCTTGAAGTTTTCTAATGCtatctttatcttatttaaaattatctGCATGTTAGACTAAAAATCGATGGTTTATCATTGCTATTATAATCTGAaaataaaccaacaaataacatttataaatgatCTGAAAATGTCCTATATACAATTTTAGCAATATTGGCATAAAGCCAGCATCATTTAAATAGGCAAATGAACTATTTTACACTTTTCTTATCTATTACTCCCTAAAGTCACAGTTTTCCCAAGGCTTTGTATGAGTTAGTCACTCTGATAATTTAAATAAGAGCCCCCTACCAACACTCCCCACCAAGCACTAATACTAAGTGAAGTGTACAAGAGTCAATAACACCAAATTAATAAGGCATATTTTCTATGAATTGGCAACACcctatttttaagaaacttcaaTAAACAGTTACACTGGCATTTTTGTGCAAATTGCCTAAATGCAAGTATCTTTGGCATGTCAAAAAAGAGTTATGTTTTCAAGAGTGTGTGAATGTCATTTACTTTATGTTGAAGTAATTAATTCAAGTAGTATTTATTACATGAATATTAGAATCAAGTTgctgtaaaaataatttatagataCATCTTTCCTGCCCACTAGGAGCTTACTTCCTGAGTAAAATAAAGGTGTGaacaataatacaaataaatttttaacaaatcCTTTTCAATACCtggcattttcttatttattatttaaagttttctttcttttattcactgTGGAATAGTTGTGCTATTTTCCTTCTTAACTATGTTTCAAAATCCAGATTCATGTTCACTTAAACAAGTCACCTATATTGAGACCATTGTTCTCCAATTATGGGCATAAAGAAGTAAGAAGACCTTTGTAGTAGCTGCATCCAATGATAATTTACATTCAGCTGTtggtttcttccctttcttttagaAGTAGAATGTCTTCTCACTAACCTCTTGAGTTTTCTTTCAGATGATTGTAACATATATACATTCTGTCACTCATTAGTTTAATCAGTGAATTCAAAGAGAATGTGAATTCAAATATTCTCAAGTTATTTGTAACTATTAGTAAGATCACCCTTTGAGTCTCGGTAAAACCACTTCTTATAATTTAGACAAAGCTAGACCTTTGAAATTCAGAAGGTAAATTTAAGCTGAAGATTCCTAGGTGAAATAAGTCCATAAAGGACAATTTTAATGCATATATGGCCAAAGATCAACCCTCCAAACTTCATAATAAAGTGTAGATAGTTGCATGAACTTAGTTGATTTGAGGTCTTAGTAGCTTCCAAatagatctcaaataaacatgtTAAGAGCATGGGTTTAAATGAATCTATATTCTCTTTATATATgtcaaattattctttttaaatatttatttttcagcctACCCCTCTTGTATTCTCATGGAAGGAGCTGAGTATATCTAATATTAGGAGAACATCCAGAATCCTTTGAGGAGGGGGATGGCTCTTCATATTCATGAAGCTTGCATACTTCTGTTGGTCATCCCCGGATTGGTCACCTCTGCTGCCATCAGTCATGAAGACTATCCTGCTGATGAAGGTGACCAGACTTCCAGTAATGACAATCTGATTTTTGATGACTATCGAGGGAAAGGGTGTGTGGATGACAGCGGCTTTGTATACAAGTTGGGAGAACGATTTTTCCCAGGGCATTCCAACTGTCCATGTGTCTGTGCTCTGGATGGACCTGTTTGTGACCAGCCAGAATGCCCTAAAATTCACCCAAAGTGTACTAAAGTGGAACACAATGGATGCTGTCCTGAGTGCAAAGAAGTGAAAAACTCTTGTGAATATCATGGGAAAAATTACAAAATCTTGGAGGAATTTAAGGTATGAGTTagcctttttatttattgaatactaaCTTTTTACACCACATACTTAGATTACTACATTAAAATGACAGTTGGAAAAACacagttttaaatttctctttgatTTACAAAAATATGACTCCAGTTAGCATAAGTACCAGTGTGGTCAACAAATAGGTAATTGGTTTGTTGATCAGTATCTGTAGGGTTTCACAATAACTTTTTCCTTCAGAAGTATTTGGAGCATGTTACCATCTTTTATTTTTGCCCTTAAACATTTCTTTGGTGttataagaaaatatgttttctgaAGGAAACAACTTTGTTTAAAGGCTATGTGTCCATTAagttaatgtttaaattttgtgagtttttgggtgggtgtgtgtgtggcttaTTAGCCTGTAGTTGGAGCCATTTAATTATAGTCTAGAATTATCTATttagtgtatggaaatgcaagtGCTACAGAGACACACTTCTGAGCTGTGGTCTTTATATTAAGAATATACATTGGACTTACTTATTGTAGAGCATGGTCCCCATTCTGTTCTCTgctcattagattttttttttttacttacaggACCCCAGAGAGAACTGAATTTTTATCATAGTCCCTTGTAAaaggtagtaaaaaaaaaaaaaaaaaaaaaaaagactaatttttCAGCCTTTCAGCCTCCATGGTACCATGGTATTTCTTAGTCTTTCTTT encodes the following:
- the VWC2L gene encoding von Willebrand factor C domain-containing protein 2-like; translated protein: MALHIHEACILLLVIPGLVTSAAISHEDYPADEGDQTSSNDNLIFDDYRGKGCVDDSGFVYKLGERFFPGHSNCPCVCALDGPVCDQPECPKIHPKCTKVEHNGCCPECKEVKNSCEYHGKNYKILEEFKPSPCEWCRCEPSNEVHCVVADCAVPECVNPVYEPEQCCPVCKNGPNCFAGTTIIPAGIEVKVDECNICHCHNGDWWKPAQCSKRECQGKQTV